A region from the Gemmatimonadota bacterium genome encodes:
- a CDS encoding amidase, translating to MSERAPQDARLDRRAFLERMTALTSVATLAGAGTALPLGASVLPSVPLRERGGRRARIELPRPLLPRALHRLGQVADTAELTLAEASALIREGRLRPSELVESCLERIGRYEGALDAFNLVREDGAREEARRLDGAPWRGALHGVPLAIKDNYYTAGIPTTANSHIFADFVPEYDATAVARLKDAGGIVLGKTQMGPLATTAATTPDGKRTTVNAWAPTNEDVSPGGSSSGSATAVAARLASSSTGTQTGGSITTPSSAQGLTGLKPTMGRVSLHGIIPLTYTRDHPGPLARDAMDAAVMLQAMAGPDPHDPRTLGLPEVPDYVRAATPVRERGRTRLRWPTTVGVIPGYTTPEVGEGFIPQDETPEARRRREARAQQRQRRAEAEARLRTDMLRQLDDLGARVVEVVMPEQWEELTSSDLNNVRLPERTEPFLEHLQKDVRLFGVSLSPWINGLLLPGVEYLRGQRAKMLLLRRVLDQLFTQCDVVVQTEPFPFDMVGLPLIAFPIGFEDSYGVDTPVGGILGAAPFGEERLLSLVAAYQEATEWHTRKPADPAPAARDGGVRPDRGQVDVEDVMHLGE from the coding sequence TTGAGCGAGCGGGCTCCTCAGGATGCACGACTCGATCGCCGGGCGTTCTTGGAGCGGATGACCGCGCTCACCTCCGTGGCGACGCTGGCCGGAGCGGGGACCGCTCTGCCGCTGGGCGCGAGCGTGTTGCCGTCCGTGCCGCTACGGGAGCGGGGTGGGCGCAGGGCCCGCATCGAGCTGCCTCGACCGCTGTTGCCCCGAGCGCTGCATCGCCTGGGACAGGTGGCGGACACCGCGGAGTTGACGCTGGCCGAGGCTTCGGCCCTCATCCGGGAGGGAAGGCTCCGCCCCAGCGAACTGGTGGAGAGTTGCCTGGAACGGATCGGCCGCTACGAAGGGGCGCTCGATGCCTTCAACCTCGTCCGGGAAGACGGAGCGCGTGAGGAAGCTCGCCGCCTGGACGGTGCTCCCTGGCGTGGTGCCCTGCACGGCGTGCCCCTGGCGATCAAGGACAATTACTACACCGCTGGCATTCCTACCACGGCCAACTCGCACATCTTCGCTGACTTCGTACCCGAGTACGACGCCACCGCAGTAGCGCGCCTGAAGGACGCGGGGGGCATCGTGCTCGGCAAGACGCAGATGGGGCCGTTGGCCACCACGGCCGCCACCACGCCCGACGGAAAGCGCACCACCGTCAACGCCTGGGCACCCACCAACGAGGACGTCAGTCCTGGAGGCTCGTCCAGCGGCTCGGCTACCGCCGTGGCGGCGCGTCTGGCGTCGTCGTCGACGGGCACGCAGACCGGCGGCTCCATCACCACGCCGTCCTCCGCGCAGGGGCTCACGGGGCTCAAGCCCACCATGGGCCGCGTTTCGCTGCACGGGATCATTCCGCTCACCTACACCCGTGACCACCCGGGCCCCCTGGCGCGAGACGCCATGGACGCGGCCGTGATGCTGCAGGCCATGGCCGGTCCCGACCCACACGATCCGCGCACGCTGGGGCTACCTGAGGTGCCGGACTACGTGCGCGCGGCCACGCCGGTCCGCGAGCGCGGGCGCACGCGCCTGCGCTGGCCCACCACCGTGGGTGTGATTCCGGGCTACACGACGCCCGAGGTGGGCGAGGGCTTCATCCCCCAGGACGAGACGCCCGAGGCGCGACGGCGTCGCGAGGCCCGCGCCCAGCAGCGCCAGCGACGCGCGGAAGCCGAAGCGCGGCTACGCACGGACATGCTGCGGCAGCTGGACGATCTGGGTGCGCGCGTGGTCGAGGTGGTGATGCCCGAGCAGTGGGAAGAGCTGACCAGCTCCGACCTGAACAACGTCCGTCTGCCCGAGCGTACGGAGCCTTTCCTGGAGCACCTGCAGAAGGACGTGCGGTTGTTCGGGGTATCGCTGTCGCCCTGGATCAACGGGTTGCTGCTACCGGGCGTGGAGTATCTCCGGGGCCAGCGCGCCAAGATGCTGCTCCTCCGGCGTGTGCTGGATCAACTCTTCACGCAATGCGATGTGGTGGTGCAGACCGAGCCGTTCCCTTTCGACATGGTAGGGCTCCCGCTCATCGCGTTCCCCATCGGGTTCGAGGACTCCTACGGCGTCGACACTCCGGTGGGAGGCATCCTCGGTGCGGCGCCGTTCGGTGAGGAGCGACTGCTGTCATTGGTCGCAGCCTACCAGGAGGCTACCGAGTGGCACACGCGCAAGCCTGCGGATCCGGCGCCCGCCGCGCGCGACGGCGGTGTGCGCCCCGACCGCGGCCAGGTGGACGTGGAAGACGTGATGCACCTGGGGGAGTAG
- a CDS encoding acetamidase/formamidase family protein, whose product MVHQTLKASLRQLPGAALVSFGALGFAAVPGEAQAPGPHTLPLRAENVHWGYYDASLSPVLRIRSGDRIDVETMVARGIERMRLAGATDAEIPQALKAVEAGVVERGPGAHPMTGPIYVEGAEPGDVLEVEIESISFLHPFGVGAFSPGGGTLPDDFPYAALKLFRFEEDGTTELASGVRIPLSPFFGSIGVAPPVLSGRVSSRAPGYHVGNLDNKELGAGAKVFLPVHVAGGLLSIGDGHAAQGDGEVSGTAIETSLAGRIKVTVRKDLDLTWPRAETASHVITMGLDPDLDEAARLATREMVRYLVTERGLSPEDAYILCSVAVDLRVTQTVDGTKGVHAMLPKEIFR is encoded by the coding sequence GTGGTTCATCAAACGTTGAAGGCGTCACTGCGTCAGCTCCCTGGCGCTGCGCTCGTGTCCTTCGGGGCCCTGGGCTTCGCTGCCGTTCCCGGCGAAGCCCAGGCCCCGGGGCCCCACACGCTTCCGCTGCGCGCAGAAAACGTGCATTGGGGCTACTACGACGCGAGCCTCTCCCCGGTGCTGCGCATCCGCTCCGGAGACCGCATCGATGTGGAGACCATGGTGGCGCGTGGCATCGAGCGCATGCGCCTGGCGGGTGCCACGGACGCGGAGATCCCGCAGGCGTTGAAGGCCGTGGAGGCAGGGGTAGTGGAGCGCGGACCGGGCGCGCATCCCATGACGGGTCCCATCTACGTGGAGGGGGCGGAACCAGGGGACGTGCTGGAGGTGGAGATCGAGTCCATTTCCTTCCTGCATCCCTTTGGAGTGGGTGCTTTCAGCCCCGGTGGGGGCACCTTGCCGGACGATTTCCCCTACGCGGCGCTCAAGCTGTTCCGCTTCGAGGAGGACGGGACCACCGAGCTCGCTTCCGGAGTGCGGATCCCGCTCTCCCCCTTCTTCGGGTCGATCGGCGTGGCACCCCCCGTGCTGAGCGGTCGCGTCTCCAGTCGGGCGCCCGGCTACCACGTGGGCAACCTCGACAACAAGGAGCTGGGCGCGGGCGCCAAGGTGTTCCTGCCGGTGCACGTGGCCGGGGGCCTGTTGTCGATCGGCGACGGACATGCGGCGCAGGGAGACGGCGAGGTGTCCGGCACCGCGATCGAGACCTCGCTGGCCGGCCGCATCAAGGTCACGGTGCGCAAGGACCTTGACCTCACCTGGCCGCGCGCGGAGACCGCCTCCCACGTCATCACCATGGGCCTCGATCCCGATCTGGACGAAGCGGCGCGGTTGGCCACACGGGAGATGGTCCGCTACCTGGTGACCGAACGCGGTCTATCACCCGAGGATGCGTACATCCTCTGCTCGGTGGCAGTGGATCTGCGGGTCACCCAGACCGTGGACGGCACCAAGGGGGTGCATGCCATGCTGCCCAAGGAGATCTTCCGGTAG
- a CDS encoding radical SAM protein, with amino-acid sequence MTAARRLRVLIVDLNNFALYPSIAIGYLTAVLRQGGFETELLAPLARGITGVAREPRPPWWGVWDKTFRWRTGVTRSRLIRAVRARYTAYSASKLARARHELVAELERRLDDGFDAVLVSTYLMYRPHCVEIGKVCERRGVPMILGGPYFAARDVAREWIDLPGLSALVGGEVEPHLCEIVRAAVAREPMAHIPGVWQTQAGFTLDAPPLTNLDALPFADYSLAPWDKYPRPMVPMITGRGCGWGVCTFCSDVASTVGRTFRSRSPDNVLAELEHQHARHDARLFVFTDLKLNSNVDLWRSLGREVQRAVPEARWIGAVHVGTRGDNGLSAEELRAARAAGMVRITTGVESGSQRLLDLMAKGTDLDRTSAFLADAHAAGISVRTTMFTGYPGEQAEDLDRTTRFLEQHERYLERVPMYRFAIMTGTVFEQQLQRRPSHFPSLADLEPNHRLALVGYRYEQTERPDYRRAVVRLFRVVHRINRRPLRPAARDFEGVM; translated from the coding sequence ATGACTGCAGCGCGGCGCCTCCGAGTCCTGATCGTCGACCTCAACAACTTCGCGCTCTACCCATCCATCGCCATCGGCTATCTGACGGCGGTCTTGCGACAGGGTGGGTTCGAGACCGAGTTGCTGGCCCCGCTCGCCCGCGGGATCACGGGCGTGGCTCGGGAGCCGAGGCCTCCGTGGTGGGGAGTCTGGGACAAGACCTTTCGTTGGCGGACCGGCGTGACGCGAAGCCGGCTCATCCGCGCCGTTCGCGCGCGCTACACGGCCTATAGCGCCTCGAAGTTGGCTCGTGCGCGCCATGAGCTCGTCGCGGAGTTGGAGCGTCGACTCGATGACGGCTTCGACGCCGTACTCGTCTCCACCTACCTCATGTACCGCCCCCATTGCGTCGAGATCGGGAAGGTCTGCGAACGGCGGGGCGTGCCCATGATCCTGGGCGGCCCCTACTTCGCCGCGCGGGACGTGGCCCGTGAGTGGATCGATCTCCCCGGCCTCAGCGCGCTGGTGGGTGGTGAGGTGGAGCCCCACCTGTGCGAGATCGTTCGGGCGGCCGTCGCTCGCGAGCCCATGGCGCACATTCCCGGCGTTTGGCAGACCCAGGCGGGATTCACGCTCGACGCTCCTCCGCTGACGAACCTGGACGCGCTGCCCTTCGCCGACTACTCGCTTGCCCCCTGGGACAAGTACCCGCGCCCCATGGTGCCCATGATCACGGGACGGGGGTGCGGGTGGGGCGTCTGCACGTTCTGCTCGGACGTCGCCAGCACCGTGGGGCGCACATTCCGCTCACGCAGCCCGGACAACGTCCTGGCCGAGCTCGAGCACCAACACGCCCGCCACGACGCCCGTCTCTTCGTCTTCACGGATCTCAAGCTCAACTCGAACGTGGACCTGTGGCGGTCCCTGGGACGGGAGGTTCAGCGGGCGGTGCCCGAAGCCCGTTGGATCGGCGCTGTACACGTGGGCACGCGGGGGGACAATGGCCTGTCTGCCGAAGAGCTCCGCGCGGCGCGGGCCGCGGGCATGGTTCGGATCACCACCGGCGTGGAGTCGGGAAGCCAGAGACTCCTGGACTTGATGGCCAAGGGAACCGACCTCGATCGCACGAGTGCTTTCTTGGCGGATGCCCACGCAGCCGGCATCAGCGTGCGCACGACCATGTTCACCGGTTATCCAGGTGAACAGGCGGAAGACCTTGATCGTACGACCAGATTTCTGGAGCAACACGAGCGGTACCTCGAGAGGGTGCCCATGTACCGCTTCGCGATCATGACCGGAACCGTATTTGAACAGCAGCTGCAGCGCAGGCCGTCCCACTTTCCCTCGTTGGCGGACCTGGAGCCGAACCATCGGCTGGCTCTGGTCGGGTATCGGTACGAGCAGACTGAGCGTCCCGACTACCGCAGAGCCGTCGTGCGACTGTTTCGAGTCGTGCATCGAATCAATCGACGCCCGCTTCGCCCTGCGGCCCGGGATTTCGAGGGCGTGATGTAG
- a CDS encoding peroxidase family protein yields the protein MRNASTDASRPGDVASGRDAIPALLWTFALLAGALALFLPRGAADEGMARSLSTVWATLLLLAAAFTLAPARTRSPKDWHRWRVAWTTAWLLFGIHCVVSILGPLGGSFGAMFETPLVSTPVFNLVLSAWWTVDVALAWLSADPSERDRRVHLQRTGLLFILLVAFLVASVVQGTTTARFLGAVVGIATLAALLLRNWKRPVLGASAVTATIAMAVLVISPASRGEVVSLASCAALAASGFRPVATGAVDRFTGKVHWATARCRGGQAAMDSRSTPWVDWSAYWGAGDSTSLGPSSPLRLLSPARRGVDGALLDLEYQRIELIENNLFDNSGTFDDYLTGNERSLGRAQRRWPEMRLPPSSPYFAAVGGNGEQVCSGALIRHRTLTGICNDVFNPAMGSSGMLFARNVAFEETFPERGLTELTRNRHQGRIGRLTPNPQVVSERLFTREQSDPAACGGGFGSDPDDEVDCDYQPAPFFNVLAAFWIQFMTHDWFSHLDEGRNAAESMDVGCGAAGAGCDPAARMERARIALDEPPPTIAAEEQERWLRAPAATRNGVTAWWDASQLYGWDSTSVRRVKRDPADRARLWLPAGTDAQGLLPTLSASDPQVAEWAGQEATAFPDNWSVGLSFLHNVFAREHNQFVDAFRARVRSNPDADSGLRDPERPETVIRYRDVSDEELYQVARLVVSAEIAKIHTIEWTTQLLYNEPLYRAMNANWSGLFGGDLLARATERVVRRLARSEDETDATQWYSVFASGSGIFGLGSRHFDLTQGRDVWRVDDPAEVNGGVNHFGSPFNFPEEFTTVYRLHPLVPDALEMRSLSDPDRVRSRLPVVRTFRGEATRVRDQEGMVNLGLSLGRQRLGLLTLRNHPAFLQNLPMPVQRTGTGRLDVAALDLIRDRERGVPRYNEFRRQYGLRALTSFDEFIDPRLTADSPARAFQQGIVEDLRSVYGQHTCDDSLVITAAQELDGAPMTDCLGHPDGTEVDNIEDLDTVVGFLAESVRPHGFAISETQFVVFILNASRRLFSDRFFTSSFRPEFYSQLGVDWVNDNGPEGPQMEAALDNGHPQPVSPFKRVLLRTVPELALELEGVINAFDPWARDRGSYYSLQWAPREGRQGDEAFRRD from the coding sequence ATGCGCAACGCTTCGACAGACGCGAGTCGACCGGGAGACGTGGCGTCCGGCCGCGACGCCATCCCCGCCCTGCTGTGGACGTTCGCCCTGCTGGCCGGCGCGCTGGCGCTCTTCCTTCCCCGCGGGGCAGCGGACGAGGGCATGGCGCGCTCGCTCTCGACGGTATGGGCCACGCTGCTGTTGCTGGCCGCCGCCTTCACCCTGGCTCCGGCGCGCACGCGTTCACCGAAGGACTGGCACCGCTGGCGCGTAGCCTGGACCACGGCCTGGCTGCTGTTCGGCATCCACTGCGTGGTCTCCATCCTGGGTCCACTGGGCGGGAGCTTCGGGGCCATGTTCGAGACCCCGCTGGTCTCCACTCCGGTCTTCAACCTGGTGCTGTCCGCCTGGTGGACCGTGGACGTGGCGCTGGCGTGGCTGAGCGCGGACCCCTCCGAGCGCGACCGGCGCGTCCATCTGCAGCGCACGGGGCTCCTGTTCATTCTGCTCGTCGCGTTCCTGGTCGCCTCCGTGGTCCAGGGCACCACCACCGCGCGCTTCCTGGGCGCCGTGGTGGGCATCGCCACCCTGGCCGCGCTGCTTCTCAGGAATTGGAAGCGGCCGGTGCTGGGCGCGTCCGCGGTCACAGCCACCATCGCCATGGCGGTGCTGGTGATCTCGCCAGCGTCGCGAGGCGAGGTGGTGTCCCTGGCCAGCTGCGCGGCGCTGGCCGCCTCCGGCTTCCGGCCCGTGGCCACGGGCGCCGTGGACCGCTTCACGGGCAAAGTGCACTGGGCCACCGCCCGCTGCCGCGGCGGACAGGCGGCCATGGATTCGCGCTCCACGCCCTGGGTGGACTGGTCCGCCTACTGGGGTGCGGGTGACTCCACGTCCCTGGGTCCCAGCTCCCCACTGCGCTTGCTCTCGCCCGCACGTCGAGGGGTGGACGGCGCGCTGCTGGATCTCGAGTACCAGCGCATCGAGTTGATCGAGAACAACCTCTTCGACAACAGCGGCACGTTCGACGACTACCTGACCGGCAACGAACGGAGCCTGGGACGCGCCCAGCGACGCTGGCCGGAGATGCGCTTGCCGCCCTCCAGCCCCTACTTCGCCGCGGTGGGCGGGAACGGGGAGCAGGTCTGTTCGGGAGCGCTGATCCGGCACCGCACACTCACGGGTATCTGCAACGACGTCTTCAACCCGGCCATGGGCTCGAGCGGGATGCTGTTCGCCCGCAATGTCGCCTTCGAGGAGACGTTTCCCGAGCGGGGTCTGACCGAGCTGACCCGCAATCGTCACCAAGGGCGCATCGGGCGGCTTACACCCAACCCGCAGGTGGTCAGCGAACGCTTGTTCACGCGTGAGCAGTCGGATCCCGCCGCCTGTGGCGGCGGCTTCGGTTCGGATCCGGACGACGAGGTGGACTGCGACTACCAACCGGCCCCGTTCTTCAACGTGCTAGCCGCGTTCTGGATCCAGTTCATGACGCACGACTGGTTCTCGCACCTGGACGAAGGGCGGAACGCCGCGGAGTCCATGGACGTGGGGTGCGGCGCCGCCGGAGCCGGATGCGATCCAGCGGCGCGCATGGAGCGGGCCCGCATCGCGCTGGACGAGCCTCCGCCCACCATCGCAGCCGAGGAGCAGGAACGCTGGCTACGCGCACCCGCCGCCACACGGAACGGGGTGACGGCCTGGTGGGACGCGTCCCAACTGTACGGGTGGGACTCGACGTCCGTGCGCCGCGTGAAGCGTGACCCCGCCGACCGGGCCCGCCTATGGCTACCCGCGGGCACGGACGCGCAGGGGCTCCTCCCCACCCTGTCCGCCAGCGATCCGCAGGTGGCCGAGTGGGCCGGCCAGGAGGCCACCGCCTTCCCGGACAACTGGTCCGTCGGGCTCTCGTTCCTGCACAACGTGTTCGCGCGGGAACACAACCAGTTCGTCGATGCGTTCCGCGCCCGCGTGCGCTCGAACCCCGACGCCGACTCCGGCCTGCGCGATCCGGAGCGCCCCGAAACCGTGATCCGCTACCGGGACGTGAGCGACGAAGAGCTCTACCAGGTGGCGCGCCTGGTAGTCAGCGCCGAGATCGCCAAGATCCACACGATCGAGTGGACCACCCAGTTGCTCTACAACGAGCCGCTCTACCGCGCCATGAACGCCAACTGGAGCGGCTTGTTCGGGGGCGACCTGCTGGCGCGCGCCACCGAGCGCGTGGTGCGGCGCCTGGCCCGCTCCGAGGACGAGACCGACGCCACGCAGTGGTACTCCGTCTTCGCGTCGGGCTCGGGCATCTTCGGCCTGGGAAGCCGCCACTTCGATCTCACCCAGGGACGAGACGTCTGGCGCGTCGACGATCCCGCCGAGGTCAACGGCGGGGTCAACCACTTCGGCTCACCGTTCAACTTCCCCGAGGAGTTCACGACGGTCTACCGGCTCCATCCCCTCGTGCCGGACGCTTTGGAGATGCGCTCCCTGAGCGACCCCGACCGCGTGCGTTCGCGGCTTCCGGTGGTGCGGACGTTCCGCGGCGAGGCTACACGCGTGCGGGATCAGGAAGGCATGGTGAACCTTGGGCTCAGCCTGGGCCGCCAGCGCCTGGGGCTGCTTACGCTCAGGAACCATCCCGCGTTCCTGCAGAACCTGCCCATGCCGGTACAGCGCACCGGGACGGGACGGCTGGACGTGGCCGCTCTGGACCTGATCCGGGACCGGGAGCGCGGCGTGCCCCGCTACAACGAGTTCCGCCGTCAGTATGGGCTCCGTGCGCTGACCAGCTTCGACGAGTTCATCGATCCCCGTCTGACCGCGGACAGTCCAGCCCGCGCGTTCCAGCAGGGGATCGTGGAGGACCTCCGCTCCGTGTACGGCCAGCACACCTGTGACGACAGCCTGGTCATCACCGCCGCCCAGGAGCTGGACGGCGCCCCCATGACCGATTGCCTGGGGCATCCGGACGGGACCGAGGTGGACAACATCGAGGACCTGGACACCGTGGTGGGCTTCCTGGCCGAGTCCGTGCGCCCGCACGGATTCGCCATCTCGGAGACGCAGTTCGTGGTGTTCATCTTGAACGCCTCGCGCCGCTTGTTCTCCGACCGCTTCTTCACCTCCAGCTTCCGCCCCGAGTTCTACTCCCAGCTCGGGGTGGACTGGGTGAACGACAACGGTCCGGAGGGGCCTCAGATGGAGGCCGCGCTCGACAACGGCCACCCCCAGCCCGTCTCCCCCTTCAAACGGGTGTTGCTCCGCACCGTGCCGGAGCTGGCACTCGAGCTGGAGGGCGTCATCAACGCCTTCGATCCCTGGGCCCGCGACCGGGGCAGCTACTACTCGCTGCAGTGGGCGCCGCGAGAGGGCCGGCAGGGGGACGAGGCCTTCCGGCGGGACTAG
- a CDS encoding prolyl oligopeptidase family serine peptidase, giving the protein MLRLFFYAFALSFAAACRPSPLPPPPLARAEPAAVGDPRPWPDPYRALEDMASASTLEWAHAQDAFTRAWVERTAERTQILTNIVAASRHTIPLTPVERGGKRFWLSSDPTFTELDLRVTDGDGRERLLVSGAALTQQGRALARGLWPDPSGERLAVSEGRSGARWGSLVIRSSADGAAAADTLPGLYGGRSSVIWAPDGQSLLYVRFDDPVGGDSLRAPVTGARVMFHQLGSDPSTDVTVFTPADASDALALQGSDVGDEVAMTVRDSSSGTHAVLVAQWRGEATRFREVVPSGQAFFQVVGLDAHRLLLHTTLAAPNGRVVLLDPRDAAPVLVEVIPEGPDPIDVWTPSSVAWVGARILVLYRVGGLPTVRSFAEDGGDVRDVPLPAGAIWSGLVGHRGSPEAFLSVSDFTDPGTVFRVDTETHAVDAYRRPALPYDPSEFVTERLFWSGPAGDSLPMFIAHHRSVEPGPAHPVMLYGYGFGAWAVAPWFRPHMAEWMRRGGVFALPALRGGGEFGEAWHRAGIRRNRQAAIDDYRAAAAWLLERGLVRPQWLVAETNSAGASLVATALLQEPTRFGAAILGFPLLDLLNYEGVTGAAAWRSELGSVADPGDLTVLRRLSPVHTVDPSSCPPPLFVAPGSEDQTTPPFHAYKFVAAVQGAGCRGPALLRVAWGAGHAYGTDGEDAAENFADQLAFLIQVLPGWTGRRVEGAAKP; this is encoded by the coding sequence ATGCTTCGCCTCTTCTTCTACGCGTTCGCGCTGTCCTTCGCCGCCGCCTGCCGACCCTCGCCTCTGCCCCCTCCGCCCCTGGCCCGGGCGGAACCTGCAGCCGTGGGCGACCCGCGCCCGTGGCCGGACCCGTACCGCGCGCTGGAAGACATGGCCAGCGCCTCCACGCTGGAGTGGGCCCACGCGCAGGATGCCTTCACCCGTGCGTGGGTGGAGCGCACGGCCGAGCGAACGCAGATCCTCACCAACATCGTCGCGGCCAGCCGCCACACGATTCCGCTCACGCCCGTGGAGCGCGGCGGCAAGCGCTTCTGGCTGAGCAGCGATCCCACCTTCACCGAGCTGGACCTCCGGGTCACGGACGGTGACGGGAGGGAGCGGCTCCTGGTGTCTGGTGCCGCGCTGACGCAGCAAGGTCGTGCCCTGGCCCGCGGGCTGTGGCCGGACCCCTCCGGCGAGCGCCTGGCCGTCAGCGAAGGCAGGTCCGGGGCCCGCTGGGGCAGCCTGGTGATCCGCAGCAGCGCCGATGGAGCGGCGGCGGCGGATACCCTTCCGGGGCTCTACGGTGGACGGTCCAGTGTGATCTGGGCACCGGATGGCCAGTCGCTCCTGTACGTTCGTTTCGACGATCCCGTCGGAGGCGATTCGCTGCGCGCCCCCGTGACCGGCGCCCGGGTAATGTTCCACCAGTTGGGCAGCGACCCGAGCACGGACGTGACCGTCTTCACACCCGCAGACGCGAGCGACGCCTTAGCGCTGCAGGGCAGCGACGTCGGCGACGAGGTGGCCATGACGGTCCGCGACAGCAGCAGTGGCACCCATGCGGTCCTGGTAGCGCAGTGGCGGGGCGAGGCGACCCGCTTCCGGGAGGTCGTCCCCTCAGGGCAGGCGTTCTTCCAGGTCGTCGGGCTCGATGCGCACCGTCTACTGCTCCACACCACGCTGGCCGCACCCAACGGCAGGGTGGTGCTGCTCGATCCGCGCGACGCAGCCCCGGTGCTGGTGGAGGTCATCCCGGAGGGCCCGGACCCGATCGACGTGTGGACGCCGAGCTCGGTGGCGTGGGTGGGTGCGCGTATCCTGGTGCTGTACCGCGTAGGAGGCCTCCCCACCGTGCGCTCCTTCGCCGAAGACGGAGGAGACGTGCGAGACGTCCCGCTCCCGGCGGGAGCGATCTGGTCGGGCCTGGTCGGGCACCGGGGTTCGCCGGAGGCGTTCCTGTCCGTCAGCGACTTCACCGATCCGGGCACCGTGTTCCGGGTGGACACGGAGACGCACGCGGTGGACGCGTATCGGCGACCGGCGCTCCCCTATGATCCCAGCGAGTTCGTCACGGAGCGCTTGTTCTGGTCCGGTCCGGCCGGCGACAGTCTTCCCATGTTCATCGCGCACCATCGCTCGGTGGAACCCGGTCCCGCACACCCGGTCATGCTGTACGGATATGGCTTCGGCGCGTGGGCAGTCGCGCCCTGGTTCCGTCCGCACATGGCCGAGTGGATGCGGCGCGGCGGCGTGTTTGCCCTGCCGGCCTTGCGGGGCGGCGGTGAGTTCGGCGAGGCGTGGCACCGGGCCGGAATCCGCCGGAACCGCCAAGCGGCCATCGACGACTACCGGGCCGCCGCGGCATGGCTCCTGGAGCGCGGCCTGGTGCGCCCGCAGTGGCTCGTCGCCGAGACGAACAGCGCGGGTGCGTCCTTGGTGGCGACGGCGTTGTTGCAGGAGCCTACCCGCTTCGGAGCGGCGATCCTCGGGTTCCCCTTGCTGGACCTGCTCAACTACGAGGGCGTAACGGGCGCCGCCGCCTGGCGCTCCGAGCTCGGCAGCGTCGCCGATCCGGGAGACCTGACCGTGCTGCGACGCCTCTCCCCCGTGCACACCGTGGATCCGTCCAGCTGCCCGCCTCCGCTGTTCGTCGCGCCCGGATCCGAGGACCAAACCACTCCGCCCTTCCATGCCTACAAGTTCGTGGCAGCCGTGCAGGGCGCAGGCTGCAGGGGCCCCGCGCTTCTGCGCGTCGCGTGGGGGGCCGGCCACGCCTACGGAACCGACGGCGAAGACGCCGCCGAGAACTTCGCCGACCAGTTGGCGTTCCTGATTCAGGTGCTCCCCGGCTGGACGGGGAGGCGGGTCGAAGGCGCCGCCAAACCCTGA
- a CDS encoding helix-turn-helix transcriptional regulator, with amino-acid sequence MPSWDHALTANDASPPQRCGRSAHVRTDLVHVSAFVLPVGFTLPRHAHAEAAVALATRGTWAATLGGRDVRLEPGQARVLPQGDPHREGVGALGAECLLIEPTDVLRERAERSGIDWDSRAQAVDSRLRSLGDRLRTELASCDRFRTLAIEAHCLDLLACFGRALHPRAGPASQPWLRKARQALEDAPTDWTVGKLAVECGVTPEHLSRSFRRAYGDTVAGYLRAMRLRKAAELLRNEPQLSISIVAHRSGFSDQSHLARLFRQRFGVTPSEFRRHSTH; translated from the coding sequence ATGCCGTCTTGGGATCACGCGCTCACGGCGAACGACGCGAGCCCCCCGCAGCGCTGCGGACGGAGCGCACACGTACGGACCGACCTCGTACATGTCAGTGCCTTCGTCCTTCCCGTGGGCTTCACTCTCCCACGCCACGCGCACGCAGAGGCCGCTGTCGCGTTGGCGACGCGCGGGACCTGGGCCGCCACCCTCGGTGGCCGCGACGTCCGGCTCGAGCCCGGCCAGGCTCGCGTGCTTCCGCAGGGGGATCCGCATCGCGAAGGGGTAGGAGCACTCGGCGCCGAGTGCCTGCTCATCGAGCCCACGGATGTCCTGCGTGAACGCGCCGAACGATCGGGCATCGATTGGGATTCGCGCGCTCAGGCCGTGGATTCCCGACTCCGCTCCCTCGGAGATCGCCTGCGAACGGAGCTGGCCTCCTGCGATCGCTTCAGGACGCTGGCCATCGAAGCGCACTGTCTCGATCTGCTGGCATGCTTCGGGCGCGCGCTGCACCCGCGGGCGGGGCCTGCAAGTCAGCCCTGGCTGCGCAAGGCCAGGCAGGCGCTGGAGGATGCCCCGACCGATTGGACGGTTGGCAAGCTGGCGGTGGAATGCGGCGTGACGCCCGAGCATCTCTCCCGGTCCTTCCGGCGGGCGTACGGGGACACCGTCGCCGGCTATCTTCGTGCAATGCGCCTGCGCAAGGCCGCCGAGCTGTTGCGGAACGAGCCGCAACTCTCGATCTCGATCGTCGCACACCGGTCGGGCTTCTCCGACCAGAGCCATCTGGCGCGCCTGTTTCGGCAGCGCTTCGGCGTCACTCCCAGCGAGTTCCGTCGGCACTCCACGCACTGA